In a genomic window of Ipomoea triloba cultivar NCNSP0323 chromosome 3, ASM357664v1:
- the LOC116013997 gene encoding putative chloride channel-like protein CLC-g isoform X1 has product MPPEPPTPAAEGDMEALTQPLLNHNNNLLRRSASNCTSQVAIVGSNVCPIESLDYEIIENDLFKQDWRSGRKIEIFQYVCMKWILCFLIGFLVSLVGFCNNLAVENIAGVKFVVTSNMMLARKYLAAFLVFTSANFGLTLFASLITAFIAPEAAGSGIPEVKAYLNGVDAPAIFSLRTLFVKIVGSISAVSSSLNIGKAGPMVHTGACIAAIMGQGGSKKYRLTWKWLRFFKNDRDRRDLVTCGSAAGIAAAFRAPVGGVLFALEEMASWWRSALLWRAFFTTAVCAIVLRALIDVCMRGQCGLFGKGGLIMFDVTSANIPYHLVDVPPVLVLAIVGGILGSLYNLILNKVQRTYNLINEKGIAYRILLACSMSIITSCLLFGLPWLATCRPCPSDTSEPCPTIGRSGNYKKFQCPPGHYNDLASLFFNTNDDAIKNLFSKDTDSEFHHSSMLIFFVTCFFLSIFSYGVVAPTGLFVPVIVTGAAYGRFVGMIVSGRSNLNHGLFAVLGSASLLGGSMRTTVSLCVIILELTNNLLLLPLIMLVLLVSKTVADSFNGNIYDLLVQAKGFPFLEAHAEPYMRQLTVSDVVTGPLQFFHGIEKVSNIVHILRTTGHNGFPVLDELPLSESPILFGLILRAHLITLLKQKAFMHDPVSISECAVDEFSSDDFAKKGLGHGDRIEDIILTNEEMEMYIDLHPFTNASPYTVLETMSLSKARTLFRQLGLRHLLVVPKIPGRVPVVGIMTRHDFMPEHVLNLHPSMALSRWKRLRFQMPRWNKLF; this is encoded by the exons ATGCCGCCAGAACCGCCAACTCCGGCTGCGGAAGGAGACATGGAGGCACTCACTCAGCCCCTGCTCAACCACAATAACAACCTCCTCCGGCGATCCGCTTCTAACTGCACTTCTCAAGTCGCCATCGTCGGCTCCAACGTCTGCCCGATTGAAAGCCTCGATTACGA GATAATAGAGAATGACTTGTTCAAGCAAGATTGGAGGAGTGGAAGGAAGATTGAGATATTCCAGTATGTGTGCATGAAATGGATCCTGTGTTTTCTCATTGGATTTCTTGTCAGTCTTGTTGGTTTCTGCAACAATCTTGCTGTTGAAAACATTGCTGGCGTGAAATTTGTTGTGACTTCCAACATGATGCTCGCTAGAAA GTACTTGGCAGCTTTTCTTGTATTCACATCTGCCAACTTTGGTTTGACACTATTTGCAAGTTTAATTACGGCTTTTATCGCACCAGAAGCTGCTGGCTCGGGTATACCTGAAGTTAAGGCATATTTAAATGGTGTTGATGCCCCAGCAATATTTTCTCTAAGAACACTGTTTGTCAAG ATTGTTGGTAGCATATCTGCTGTATCATCATCTCTTAATATTGGAAAGGCGGGTCCCATGGTTCATACAGGTGCTTGCATTGCTGCTATAATGGGTCAGGGTGGGTCAAAGAAATACAGATTAACTTGGAAATGGCtacgattttttaaaaatgacagAGACAGGAGAGATCTTGTAACATGTGGATCAGCTGCTGGAATTGCTGCTGCTTTTCGTGCACCGGTTGGTGGTGTGTTGTTTGCTCTTGAAGAAATGGCATCTTG GTGGAGAAGTGCTCTTTTATGGCGAGCATTTTTTACAACAGCTGTTTGTGCAATCGTGCTTCGGGCTCTGATTGATGTATGCATGAGAGGTCAATGTGGACTATTTGGTAAGGGGGGTCTCATAATGTTTGATGTCACATCAGCAAATATTCCATATCACCTTGTGGACGTGCCTCCTGTTCTTGTTTTGGCAATTGTAGGAGGCATATTGGGCAGTCTGTATAATCTTATACTTAATAAGGTTCAGCGCACATACAACCTGATCAATGA GAAAGGAATTGCTTACAGAATTCTTCTTGCTTGCTCCATGTCCATTATCACATCTTGTCTTCTATTCGGATTGCCATGGCTTGCAACATGCCGTCCTTGTCCTTCAGATACATCAGAGCCTTGCCCCACAATTGGCCGGTCtggcaactataaaaagtttcaATGTCCTCCTGGTCACTACAATGATCTTGCAAGCCTATTTTTCAACACAAATGATGATGCAATTAAAAACCTTTTCAGCAAGGACACAGATTCTGAGTTCCATCATTCATCAATGCTAATTTTCTTTGTCACCTGCTTCTTCCTCAGTATCTTTAGTTACGGAGTTGTAGCTCCTACTGGTCTTTTTGTACCTGTGATTGTAACAGGTGCGGCTTATGGAAGATTTGTTGGGATGATAGTTAGTGGGCGGTCAAATCTAAACCATGGTCTCTTTGCAGTTCTAGGTTCTGCTTCTCTTCTTGGAGGATCTATGAGGACAACTGTTTCTTTATGTGTAATTATCCTTGAACTGACCAATAACCTATTATTACTACCGCTCATAATGCTAGTTCTTCTTGTATCTAAAACAGTGGCAGATTCATTTAATGGAAATATTTATGACCTGTTGGTGCAAGCAAAGGGTTTTCCATTTCTAGAAGCTCATGCAGAGCCATATATGAGGCAACTTACTGTCAGTGATGTGGTCACAGGGCCACTTCAATTTTTCCATGGCATTGAGAAGGTCAGTAATATAGTTCATATCCTAAGAACCACAGGGCATAATGGGTTTCCTGTGCTGGATGAGCTTCCACTATCTGAATCCCCAATTTTGTTTGGTTTGATCCTTCGTGCCCATCTTATTACATTGTTAAAGCAGAAAGCCTTTATGCATGATCCTGTGTCTATTAGCGAGTGTGCTGTTGATGAGTTCTCTTCAGATGATTTTGCAAAGAAGGGTTTGGGCCATGGAGACAGAATTGAAGACATTATATTGACAaatgaagaaatggaaatgTATATAGATCTGCATCCTTTTACCAATGCTTCACCATATACTGTTCTTGAGACAATGTCCTTATCAAAGGCTCGCACACTCTTCAGGCAACTTGGTTTAAGGCACTTGCTGGTGGTTCCAAAGATTCCCGGT AGAGTACCAGTAGTGGGTATCATGACAAGGCACGACTTCATGCCAGAACATGTGCTGAATCTTCATCCATCCATGGCACTAAGCAGGTGGAAAAGGTTGAGATTCCAGATGCCTCGCTGGAATAAGCTGTTCTAA
- the LOC116013997 gene encoding putative chloride channel-like protein CLC-g isoform X2, translating into MPPEPPTPAAEGDMEALTQPLLNHNNNLLRRSASNCTSQVAIVGSNVCPIESLDYEIIENDLFKQDWRSGRKIEIFQYVCMKWILCFLIGFLVSLVGFCNNLAVENIAGVKFVVTSNMMLARKYLAAFLVFTSANFGLTLFASLITAFIAPEAAGSGIPEVKAYLNGVDAPAIFSLRTLFVKIVGSISAVSSSLNIGKAGPMVHTGACIAAIMGQGGSKKYRLTWKWLRFFKNDRDRRDLVTCGSAAGIAAAFRAPVGGVLFALEEMASWWRSALLWRAFFTTAVCAIVLRALIDVCMRGQCGLFGKGGLIMFDVTSANIPYHLVDVPPVLVLAIVGGILGSLYNLILNKVQRTYNLINEKGIAYRILLACSMSIITSCLLFGLPWLATCRPCPSDTSEPCPTIGRSGNYKKFQCPPGHYNDLASLFFNTNDDAIKNLFSKDTDSEFHHSSMLIFFVTCFFLSIFSYGVVAPTGLFVPVIVTGAAYGRFVGMIVSGRSNLNHGLFAVLGSASLLGGSMRTTVSLCVIILELTNNLLLLPLIMLVLLVSKTVADSFNGNIYDLLVQAKGFPFLEAHAEPYMRQLTVSDVVTGPLQFFHGIEKKAFMHDPVSISECAVDEFSSDDFAKKGLGHGDRIEDIILTNEEMEMYIDLHPFTNASPYTVLETMSLSKARTLFRQLGLRHLLVVPKIPGRVPVVGIMTRHDFMPEHVLNLHPSMALSRWKRLRFQMPRWNKLF; encoded by the exons ATGCCGCCAGAACCGCCAACTCCGGCTGCGGAAGGAGACATGGAGGCACTCACTCAGCCCCTGCTCAACCACAATAACAACCTCCTCCGGCGATCCGCTTCTAACTGCACTTCTCAAGTCGCCATCGTCGGCTCCAACGTCTGCCCGATTGAAAGCCTCGATTACGA GATAATAGAGAATGACTTGTTCAAGCAAGATTGGAGGAGTGGAAGGAAGATTGAGATATTCCAGTATGTGTGCATGAAATGGATCCTGTGTTTTCTCATTGGATTTCTTGTCAGTCTTGTTGGTTTCTGCAACAATCTTGCTGTTGAAAACATTGCTGGCGTGAAATTTGTTGTGACTTCCAACATGATGCTCGCTAGAAA GTACTTGGCAGCTTTTCTTGTATTCACATCTGCCAACTTTGGTTTGACACTATTTGCAAGTTTAATTACGGCTTTTATCGCACCAGAAGCTGCTGGCTCGGGTATACCTGAAGTTAAGGCATATTTAAATGGTGTTGATGCCCCAGCAATATTTTCTCTAAGAACACTGTTTGTCAAG ATTGTTGGTAGCATATCTGCTGTATCATCATCTCTTAATATTGGAAAGGCGGGTCCCATGGTTCATACAGGTGCTTGCATTGCTGCTATAATGGGTCAGGGTGGGTCAAAGAAATACAGATTAACTTGGAAATGGCtacgattttttaaaaatgacagAGACAGGAGAGATCTTGTAACATGTGGATCAGCTGCTGGAATTGCTGCTGCTTTTCGTGCACCGGTTGGTGGTGTGTTGTTTGCTCTTGAAGAAATGGCATCTTG GTGGAGAAGTGCTCTTTTATGGCGAGCATTTTTTACAACAGCTGTTTGTGCAATCGTGCTTCGGGCTCTGATTGATGTATGCATGAGAGGTCAATGTGGACTATTTGGTAAGGGGGGTCTCATAATGTTTGATGTCACATCAGCAAATATTCCATATCACCTTGTGGACGTGCCTCCTGTTCTTGTTTTGGCAATTGTAGGAGGCATATTGGGCAGTCTGTATAATCTTATACTTAATAAGGTTCAGCGCACATACAACCTGATCAATGA GAAAGGAATTGCTTACAGAATTCTTCTTGCTTGCTCCATGTCCATTATCACATCTTGTCTTCTATTCGGATTGCCATGGCTTGCAACATGCCGTCCTTGTCCTTCAGATACATCAGAGCCTTGCCCCACAATTGGCCGGTCtggcaactataaaaagtttcaATGTCCTCCTGGTCACTACAATGATCTTGCAAGCCTATTTTTCAACACAAATGATGATGCAATTAAAAACCTTTTCAGCAAGGACACAGATTCTGAGTTCCATCATTCATCAATGCTAATTTTCTTTGTCACCTGCTTCTTCCTCAGTATCTTTAGTTACGGAGTTGTAGCTCCTACTGGTCTTTTTGTACCTGTGATTGTAACAGGTGCGGCTTATGGAAGATTTGTTGGGATGATAGTTAGTGGGCGGTCAAATCTAAACCATGGTCTCTTTGCAGTTCTAGGTTCTGCTTCTCTTCTTGGAGGATCTATGAGGACAACTGTTTCTTTATGTGTAATTATCCTTGAACTGACCAATAACCTATTATTACTACCGCTCATAATGCTAGTTCTTCTTGTATCTAAAACAGTGGCAGATTCATTTAATGGAAATATTTATGACCTGTTGGTGCAAGCAAAGGGTTTTCCATTTCTAGAAGCTCATGCAGAGCCATATATGAGGCAACTTACTGTCAGTGATGTGGTCACAGGGCCACTTCAATTTTTCCATGGCATTGAGAAG AAAGCCTTTATGCATGATCCTGTGTCTATTAGCGAGTGTGCTGTTGATGAGTTCTCTTCAGATGATTTTGCAAAGAAGGGTTTGGGCCATGGAGACAGAATTGAAGACATTATATTGACAaatgaagaaatggaaatgTATATAGATCTGCATCCTTTTACCAATGCTTCACCATATACTGTTCTTGAGACAATGTCCTTATCAAAGGCTCGCACACTCTTCAGGCAACTTGGTTTAAGGCACTTGCTGGTGGTTCCAAAGATTCCCGGT AGAGTACCAGTAGTGGGTATCATGACAAGGCACGACTTCATGCCAGAACATGTGCTGAATCTTCATCCATCCATGGCACTAAGCAGGTGGAAAAGGTTGAGATTCCAGATGCCTCGCTGGAATAAGCTGTTCTAA